A single genomic interval of Candidatus Dormiibacterota bacterium harbors:
- a CDS encoding LysR family transcriptional regulator — protein MKSLRNMQIFLEVAQLGSIRAAAARLDLSAPAVSMAVAELQREFGCTLIERAGRGVRLTEDGRELESLGRRAMALLEQAKDAVGSDRRAMRLRITAVTTTAESFVPPLLESFVRAHPECDVDLDVDNRERLFDRLGHGEVELAIAGRPPVSPACRILASRHNDLVIVGAPRSEHADIGTATWLLRESGSGTRAATRELFATLAIAPPVRSVGSNGAVRACARAALGISLISHDAVASDIEAGQLVILPSPATPLARNIHLLASAERTLSRAALRFVAHAVETGVFATPER, from the coding sequence ATGAAGTCGCTACGCAACATGCAGATCTTCCTCGAGGTCGCGCAGCTGGGGTCGATCCGCGCCGCGGCGGCCCGGCTCGACCTCTCGGCCCCCGCCGTCTCGATGGCCGTGGCAGAGCTCCAACGCGAGTTCGGCTGCACCCTGATCGAACGCGCGGGCCGCGGCGTCCGCCTGACCGAGGACGGACGCGAACTCGAATCCCTGGGGCGCCGAGCGATGGCGCTGCTCGAACAGGCGAAGGATGCCGTGGGAAGCGACCGCCGCGCGATGCGCCTGCGCATTACCGCCGTGACGACCACCGCGGAATCGTTCGTACCGCCGCTCTTGGAGAGCTTCGTGCGCGCCCACCCCGAGTGCGACGTCGATTTGGACGTCGACAACCGCGAGCGATTGTTCGACCGCTTGGGGCACGGCGAGGTGGAGCTTGCGATTGCGGGGCGTCCGCCCGTATCGCCGGCCTGCCGCATCCTGGCCTCGCGGCACAACGATTTGGTGATCGTTGGCGCACCCCGCTCCGAGCACGCGGACATCGGCACCGCGACGTGGCTGCTGCGCGAGTCGGGATCGGGTACGCGCGCCGCGACGCGAGAACTCTTTGCGACGCTCGCGATCGCGCCGCCCGTGCGATCGGTCGGATCGAACGGGGCCGTTCGCGCGTGCGCGCGCGCGGCGCTCGGCATCTCGCTGATCTCGCACGATGCGGTTGCGAGCGATATCGAGGCCGGCCAGTTGGTGATCCTTCCGTCGCCCGCAACGCCGCTCGCGCGCAATATCCATCTGCTCGCTAGCGCGGAGCGCACGCTCTCGCGCGCC
- a CDS encoding form I ribulose bisphosphate carboxylase large subunit, with protein MATATTTNGSIERWDSGVIPYAKMGYYEPDYEPKSTDVLCAFRLVPQEGVDPIEASAAVAGESSTATWTVVWTDRLTTYEHYQAKCYRVDPVPGTDQYIAYIAYDIDLFEENSIANLTSSIIGNVFGFKALKSLRLEDMRIPDVYIKTFQGPAHGIVTEREILNKYGRPLLGATTKPKLGLSARNYGRVVYEALRGGLDFVKDDENINSQPFMRWRDRFLYCQEAVERAQAETGEIKGHYMNVTAGDMESMYERADFAKEIGSPIVMIDLTIGYTAIQSMAKWARKNSVILHLHRAGHSTYTRQKTHGVNFRVICKWVRLMGVDHIHAGTVVGKLEGDPHNVAGYYDSLRLDHVERNLLHGIYFDQDWLSMPGVMPVASGGIHAGQMPQLLHLLGEDVVLQFGGGTIGHPDGIAAGATANRVAVEAMIKARNEGRDVLAEGQEVLERAGRRCKPLERALQVWKDISFEYTSTDTPDVLATPSY; from the coding sequence ATGGCCACTGCGACCACGACCAACGGCTCGATCGAACGCTGGGATTCCGGCGTCATCCCGTACGCGAAGATGGGCTACTACGAGCCCGATTACGAGCCCAAATCCACCGACGTCCTCTGCGCGTTCCGGCTGGTACCGCAGGAAGGCGTCGACCCGATCGAAGCCTCTGCGGCAGTGGCCGGTGAATCCTCAACGGCGACTTGGACGGTCGTTTGGACCGACCGGCTCACGACGTACGAGCATTACCAGGCAAAGTGCTATCGCGTCGATCCGGTTCCGGGTACCGACCAGTACATCGCCTATATCGCCTACGATATCGATCTGTTCGAAGAGAACTCGATCGCGAATCTTACCTCGTCGATCATCGGCAACGTGTTTGGATTCAAGGCGCTCAAATCGTTGCGCCTGGAAGACATGCGCATCCCCGACGTGTATATCAAAACCTTTCAAGGTCCGGCGCACGGCATCGTTACGGAGCGCGAGATTCTCAACAAATACGGTCGCCCATTATTGGGCGCGACGACGAAACCGAAGCTCGGGCTTTCGGCGCGCAATTACGGTCGCGTGGTGTACGAGGCGTTGCGCGGCGGCCTCGATTTCGTCAAAGACGACGAGAACATCAATTCGCAACCCTTCATGCGGTGGCGCGACCGCTTCTTGTATTGCCAGGAAGCCGTCGAACGCGCGCAAGCCGAGACCGGTGAGATCAAGGGCCACTACATGAACGTCACCGCGGGCGATATGGAGAGCATGTACGAGCGTGCCGATTTCGCCAAAGAGATCGGTTCGCCGATCGTGATGATCGATTTGACGATCGGATACACCGCCATTCAGTCGATGGCCAAATGGGCCCGCAAGAACAGCGTGATCCTGCATCTGCATCGTGCCGGGCACTCCACCTATACGCGGCAGAAGACGCATGGCGTCAATTTCCGCGTGATCTGCAAATGGGTGCGCCTGATGGGTGTCGATCACATTCACGCCGGCACGGTCGTCGGCAAACTCGAGGGCGATCCGCATAACGTGGCGGGCTATTACGATTCGCTGCGTCTGGACCACGTCGAGCGCAACTTGCTGCACGGCATCTACTTCGACCAGGATTGGCTCAGCATGCCCGGCGTGATGCCGGTCGCATCCGGCGGCATCCATGCGGGGCAAATGCCCCAGTTGCTGCACCTCTTGGGCGAGGACGTGGTGCTGCAATTCGGCGGCGGGACCATCGGCCACCCCGACGGCATCGCCGCGGGTGCCACCGCGAACCGCGTCGCCGTCGAAGCGATGATCAAAGCGCGCAACGAAGGCCGCGACGTCCTCGCCGAGGGGCAAGAAGTGCTCGAACGCGCCGGGCGCCGTTGCAAGCCGCTCGAGCGAGCGCTGCAAGTCTGGAAAGACATCAGCTTCGAATACACCTCCACCGATACGCCGGACGTCCTTGCGACGCCAAGTTATTAG
- a CDS encoding ribulose bisphosphate carboxylase small subunit has translation MHLTQGTFSYLPPLTDDEIRAQIDYALANEWPISIEHTDDPHPRNVYWEMYGQPMFDERNSEKIMAELGKARQDFGNEYIKINAFDRSLGRQTLALSFIVNRPSDEPGFALERTTSTDRIQRYTLRSYALDRPKGSRYRPE, from the coding sequence ATGCATCTCACGCAGGGAACGTTTTCGTATCTCCCACCGCTCACCGACGACGAGATTCGCGCGCAGATCGATTACGCGCTCGCGAACGAATGGCCGATCTCGATCGAGCACACCGACGACCCGCATCCCCGCAACGTGTATTGGGAGATGTACGGTCAGCCGATGTTCGACGAACGCAACTCCGAAAAGATCATGGCGGAACTGGGTAAAGCTCGGCAAGACTTCGGAAACGAGTACATTAAAATCAATGCCTTCGATCGGAGCCTCGGGCGCCAGACGCTCGCGCTGAGTTTTATCGTGAATCGTCCGAGCGACGAACCGGGCTTCGCATTAGAGCGCACGACCTCAACCGATCGCATTCAACGCTACACGCTGCGCTCGTACGCCCTCGATCGTCCGAAAGGATCGCGCTATCGCCCCGAATGA
- the cbbX gene encoding CbbX protein, producing MAPNDPAERIDLTEMFRLANVDEVIARLDRELVGLAPVKRRIREIASLLVVDRVRREHGLSAEAPPLHMSFTGSPGTGKTTVAMRMAEILHNLGYIRRPTVIAVTRDDLVGQFIGHTAPKTRELLKRAKGGLLFIDEAYYLYRPENERDYGQEAIEILLQVMENERDDLVVILAGYADRMETFFTSNPGMRSRIAHHIDFPDYGAQELLAIADMMLAGQQYHFSEDARTAFAQYLELRMQQPNFANARSVRNALDRARLRQANRLVAAGSIEVAALSELASSDVRGSRVFAAGVSPVPPPGVLP from the coding sequence ATCGCCCCGAATGATCCGGCCGAACGCATCGACCTCACCGAGATGTTTCGCTTGGCGAACGTCGATGAGGTCATCGCGCGTCTGGATCGGGAACTGGTCGGGCTCGCGCCGGTAAAGCGACGCATTCGCGAAATCGCTTCGCTGCTCGTGGTGGACCGCGTCCGCCGCGAGCACGGCCTCAGTGCGGAAGCGCCGCCGCTGCACATGAGCTTTACCGGCTCGCCCGGGACCGGTAAGACGACGGTAGCGATGCGGATGGCGGAGATCCTGCACAACCTCGGCTACATTCGCCGCCCGACGGTCATCGCCGTAACGCGCGACGATCTGGTCGGGCAATTCATCGGGCATACGGCGCCCAAGACGCGAGAATTGCTCAAGCGTGCCAAGGGCGGCCTGCTCTTTATCGACGAGGCGTACTATCTCTACCGGCCCGAAAACGAGCGCGACTACGGGCAAGAAGCGATCGAGATTTTGCTCCAGGTGATGGAGAACGAACGCGACGATCTTGTCGTCATCCTGGCCGGATACGCGGACCGGATGGAGACGTTCTTCACGAGCAATCCCGGAATGCGCTCCCGGATCGCGCACCACATCGATTTCCCCGACTATGGGGCGCAAGAATTGCTCGCGATCGCCGATATGATGTTGGCCGGCCAGCAGTACCATTTCTCCGAAGACGCGCGCACGGCGTTTGCCCAATACCTGGAATTGCGCATGCAGCAGCCGAATTTCGCAAATGCCCGCAGCGTTCGTAACGCGCTCGACCGCGCTCGGTTACGCCAGGCGAATCGCTTGGTGGCCGCCGGGAGCATCGAGGTAGCGGCATTGAGCGAGCTGGCTTCTAGCGACGTTCGCGGAAGCCGCGTGTTTGCCGCCGGCGTATCGCCCGTGCCGCCCCCTGGGGTATTGCCCTAA
- a CDS encoding YeeE/YedE family protein, giving the protein MHDFTPISAVIGGVFIGLAATLYLLFSGRYAGISGILRGAVFGEDDRGMDLLFIIGLLAGGVLWALFAGKPDALGAPLPLVAVGGVLVGLGTCISHGCTSGHGVCGLGRKSASSLAAVATFLVTGIATVFVIHHLGGVPLP; this is encoded by the coding sequence ATGCACGATTTTACGCCGATCTCCGCCGTCATAGGCGGCGTTTTCATCGGTCTGGCAGCCACGCTCTATTTGCTGTTTTCAGGGCGGTATGCCGGCATCAGCGGCATCCTGCGCGGTGCCGTTTTTGGTGAAGACGACCGCGGAATGGACCTGCTGTTCATTATCGGCTTGCTGGCCGGCGGCGTTCTCTGGGCCCTTTTTGCCGGTAAACCCGACGCGCTCGGGGCGCCGCTGCCGCTAGTGGCGGTCGGGGGCGTGCTGGTCGGTCTTGGGACCTGCATCAGTCATGGCTGCACCAGCGGCCACGGCGTCTGCGGCTTGGGCCGCAAATCCGCCAGCTCGCTGGCCGCGGTCGCGACCTTCCTGGTTACCGGAATCGCGACCGTCTTCGTCATTCACCATCTTGGGGGGGTGCCGCTTCCATGA
- a CDS encoding DUF6691 family protein gives MKRLSAVLCGLLFGLGLSISGMDLPSKVLGFLNVAGRWDASLLFVLGGAVAVTAIAFPLVRRRAKPLYDASFERIAPERIDVPLLGGAALFGVGWGMTGYCPGPGIVALTRLAPDAIVFVATFLVGSLIYRVYVRRSARGAIERASDLG, from the coding sequence ATGAAACGCTTGAGCGCAGTCTTGTGCGGCCTGCTCTTCGGCCTGGGCCTGTCCATCTCCGGAATGGATCTGCCGTCGAAGGTCCTTGGATTTCTCAACGTGGCGGGCCGCTGGGATGCGAGCCTGCTGTTCGTACTCGGAGGAGCCGTCGCGGTCACGGCGATTGCTTTCCCGTTAGTTCGGCGCCGTGCAAAGCCGCTGTACGACGCATCCTTCGAACGCATTGCGCCCGAGCGCATCGACGTCCCGCTCCTCGGCGGCGCGGCGCTGTTCGGCGTCGGCTGGGGCATGACGGGCTACTGCCCGGGGCCCGGCATCGTCGCCTTGACGCGACTGGCACCTGACGCCATCGTCTTCGTCGCGACGTTCCTCGTTGGGTCGTTGATCTACCGGGTGTATGTCCGGCGGTCGGCACGTGGAGCTATCGAGCGCGCGAGCGATCTCGGGTGA
- a CDS encoding sulfite exporter TauE/SafE family protein, producing MNLSNVLLDLIYGAAIGFALGLTGGGGSIITLPVLVYLIGESVHEAIGTSLVVVGGIAAQGFLAQRTNVRFGSGLIVGLLGVIGNIPGSILAGHVSGELLLLLFAGFMFVSAFAMLFIRLPDHVEGAKPHWLMVAVVGAVLGFLTGFLGVGGGFLIVPALVFALGFSMRNAIATSLFVIFVNTVVALGSRFGHAPIAWFVALLLFAGGFAGNALGAKLAKSLDHRLLKTIFAVFVMAVGAFTGLSALHIIPINVK from the coding sequence GTGAACCTATCAAACGTGCTCCTAGACCTCATCTATGGGGCCGCGATCGGATTCGCGCTCGGCCTCACCGGCGGCGGCGGATCGATCATCACGCTTCCCGTACTGGTGTACTTAATCGGCGAGTCGGTACATGAAGCGATCGGCACGTCGCTCGTCGTCGTGGGCGGGATCGCCGCCCAAGGCTTTCTCGCGCAGCGTACCAACGTGCGGTTCGGGAGCGGGTTGATCGTCGGGCTGCTGGGCGTTATCGGAAATATTCCGGGTTCGATTCTTGCAGGCCACGTCTCGGGCGAGCTCTTGCTCTTGCTCTTCGCCGGTTTCATGTTCGTATCGGCGTTCGCGATGCTGTTCATACGCCTTCCGGACCACGTCGAGGGTGCGAAACCGCATTGGCTGATGGTGGCGGTCGTCGGCGCGGTGCTCGGATTCCTCACGGGGTTCCTCGGCGTCGGCGGTGGATTTCTCATCGTACCCGCGCTGGTATTCGCACTGGGCTTCTCGATGCGTAACGCGATCGCGACCTCGCTCTTCGTAATCTTCGTGAATACGGTCGTCGCCCTCGGGTCGCGTTTCGGGCACGCGCCGATCGCTTGGTTTGTCGCACTCCTGTTATTCGCGGGCGGCTTCGCCGGGAATGCCTTGGGAGCTAAGCTCGCGAAGAGTCTGGATCACCGCTTGTTAAAAACGATCTTCGCAGTATTCGTTATGGCCGTCGGTGCGTTCACGGGCCTGAGCGCGCTGCATATCATTCCGATCAATGTTAAATAG
- a CDS encoding rhodanese-like domain-containing protein, with amino-acid sequence MTPEIEPRDVPARIKNGAFLLDVRERDEWEEGHVGGAVWIPLGQLQARLSEIPADRDIICMCRSGRRSEKACTVIEKARGKGHAVINMAGGILRWAQSGLPIES; translated from the coding sequence ATGACGCCTGAAATCGAACCACGCGACGTTCCCGCACGCATAAAAAACGGCGCGTTCTTGCTCGATGTCCGAGAACGCGACGAATGGGAAGAAGGGCATGTCGGCGGAGCCGTATGGATTCCGCTAGGGCAGTTGCAGGCCCGTTTAAGCGAGATCCCGGCGGACCGCGACATTATCTGCATGTGTCGTTCGGGGCGCCGTAGTGAGAAGGCGTGCACGGTGATCGAGAAAGCTCGAGGCAAGGGGCACGCCGTCATCAATATGGCCGGCGGAATACTGCGCTGGGCCCAATCAGGTCTGCCGATCGAATCGTAG
- a CDS encoding rhodanese-like domain-containing protein, whose product MYFKQFYLGCLSHASYLIGSGGHGVVIDPQRDVDQYVDEAKAQGLTIDYVIETHLHADFVSGHKELAERTGAKIVMSHRAGARFEHVAVSDGDTLDAGSLRMHFLETPGHTPEAISILMEDRSDASAPKRLFTGDTLFIGDVGRPDLSGSRGFTAEQMAGLLYDSLHQKLLTLDDSVEVYPAHGAGSLCGRNMSQETWSTIGAQRMENYALKPMSKDDFIGMMTTGLPEAPTYFSKDVALNREGAPALGALPALRKLSPEEVMAQWNRGALLLDVRPSEIYGPMHIPGSLNIGLDGQFASWAGTMIEFDRPLILVAESDESMEQALTRLARVGFTSVVGGLDGGFHAWKDAGLPTAGTLQLPIDDFYKLVATSKEPLHLLDVRRPAEFATGTVAGAESVPLAEIMRHIPHLDRDATTYVICGSGYRSSIATSILESAGFANLINVDGGMNAYNAAGYPTVVPAGV is encoded by the coding sequence ATGTATTTCAAACAGTTTTATCTCGGCTGCCTCTCGCACGCATCGTATCTCATCGGATCCGGTGGGCACGGGGTGGTGATCGATCCGCAGCGCGACGTCGATCAGTACGTCGACGAAGCCAAGGCGCAAGGATTGACGATCGATTACGTGATCGAAACGCATCTCCACGCCGACTTCGTGAGCGGGCACAAGGAGCTCGCCGAGCGCACCGGCGCGAAAATCGTCATGAGCCACCGCGCCGGGGCGCGCTTCGAACACGTCGCCGTCAGCGACGGCGACACGTTGGACGCAGGTTCCCTGCGCATGCATTTTCTCGAGACGCCGGGGCATACGCCGGAGGCGATCTCCATTTTGATGGAAGACCGATCCGACGCGTCGGCTCCTAAGAGACTCTTCACGGGCGATACGCTCTTCATCGGCGATGTCGGTCGCCCGGATCTGTCGGGATCCAGGGGCTTTACGGCCGAACAGATGGCCGGGCTCCTCTACGACTCGTTACACCAGAAGCTGCTAACGCTCGACGACTCGGTCGAAGTCTATCCGGCGCACGGCGCGGGTTCGCTGTGCGGGCGCAATATGTCGCAGGAAACGTGGTCGACAATCGGTGCGCAACGTATGGAGAACTATGCGCTCAAGCCGATGAGCAAGGACGACTTCATCGGAATGATGACCACCGGCCTGCCCGAAGCACCGACATACTTTTCGAAGGACGTTGCGCTCAACCGCGAGGGCGCGCCGGCGCTCGGCGCGCTGCCCGCGCTCCGTAAACTTTCGCCGGAAGAGGTGATGGCGCAATGGAACCGCGGAGCGTTGCTGCTCGACGTTCGCCCCTCCGAAATCTATGGACCCATGCATATCCCGGGATCGCTCAACATCGGCTTGGACGGCCAGTTCGCATCGTGGGCCGGGACCATGATCGAATTCGATCGACCGCTGATCCTCGTTGCCGAGAGCGACGAATCGATGGAGCAAGCCCTGACGCGGCTCGCCCGGGTAGGATTTACCTCGGTCGTGGGCGGCCTCGACGGCGGATTCCACGCATGGAAAGATGCGGGGTTACCTACCGCCGGCACCCTTCAACTACCGATCGACGACTTCTACAAGCTCGTGGCGACTTCGAAGGAACCGCTGCATCTACTCGACGTGCGCCGCCCCGCGGAATTCGCGACGGGTACGGTTGCAGGCGCAGAATCCGTGCCTTTAGCGGAGATCATGCGGCACATTCCGCACCTCGATCGCGATGCGACGACGTATGTGATATGCGGGAGCGGCTACCGTTCGAGCATTGCGACGTCGATTCTTGAATCGGCGGGATTCGCCAACCTCATCAACGTTGACGGCGGCATGAACGCGTACAATGCAGCCGGCTATCCGACGGTCGTGCCTGCGGGGGTTTAA
- a CDS encoding FAD/NAD(P)-binding oxidoreductase, protein MTTTTTAERPLATPANTHFPILILGGGTAGICVAAQLRNRGTQGIAIVEPSQEHYYQPLWTLVGGGVLSASETVRKEADFIPSGVTWIQNRATSIDPNENAVTLGDGTRLTYDYLVVACGLQLDWNRVTGLCETLGSNGVSSNYDIELAPKTWEYIKNFKGGRALFTFPAGPIKCAGAPQKIMYLAADYFRKHGIQAEIFYATAGPAIFGVKHYQAPLNKVVARYGIHTMFNHNLVAVDGAKHEATFEIVNDPDKTRVTVPFDFIHVTPPQSAPDFIKTNDLLAQPDGPTKGYLRVDQHTMQNPDFPNIFALGDAGSTTNSKTGAAVRRQAPVVVENLLAQMHHHPLKARYNGYASCPLITGYGKLILAEFDYDGNPTPSIPMIDTTKERWSMYMLKLHALPWMYWNLMMKGKA, encoded by the coding sequence ATGACGACCACGACGACGGCAGAGCGCCCGCTCGCGACACCGGCTAACACGCACTTTCCCATCCTGATCCTGGGCGGAGGCACCGCGGGAATCTGCGTTGCCGCTCAGCTCCGAAACCGCGGTACGCAGGGCATCGCCATCGTCGAACCCTCGCAAGAGCATTACTATCAGCCGCTTTGGACCCTCGTGGGCGGCGGCGTCCTATCGGCTTCCGAGACCGTCCGCAAAGAGGCCGATTTTATCCCCTCCGGTGTGACGTGGATCCAGAACCGTGCCACCTCCATCGACCCGAATGAAAACGCGGTGACCCTCGGCGACGGCACCCGCTTGACGTACGACTACCTCGTGGTCGCGTGCGGCCTGCAACTCGATTGGAACCGGGTTACCGGCCTCTGCGAAACCCTCGGCAGCAACGGCGTCTCCAGCAACTACGATATCGAACTCGCCCCTAAAACGTGGGAGTACATCAAAAACTTCAAGGGTGGCCGAGCCCTCTTCACGTTCCCGGCCGGGCCGATCAAATGCGCGGGCGCACCGCAGAAAATCATGTATCTCGCGGCAGACTATTTCAGGAAGCACGGCATTCAAGCGGAGATCTTCTACGCGACGGCGGGCCCCGCGATCTTCGGCGTGAAGCATTACCAAGCGCCGCTCAACAAGGTTGTCGCGCGTTACGGTATCCACACGATGTTCAACCACAATTTAGTCGCCGTCGATGGAGCGAAACACGAGGCGACCTTCGAAATCGTCAACGATCCGGACAAAACTCGCGTCACGGTACCGTTCGATTTCATTCACGTGACGCCACCGCAGAGCGCGCCGGATTTCATCAAAACGAACGACCTGCTGGCCCAGCCGGACGGCCCAACCAAAGGGTATCTGCGCGTCGATCAACATACGATGCAGAATCCGGATTTCCCAAATATTTTTGCGCTCGGCGACGCCGGGAGTACGACCAACTCCAAAACCGGCGCTGCGGTTCGCAGGCAGGCGCCCGTCGTGGTTGAGAATCTGCTCGCCCAGATGCACCATCATCCCCTCAAGGCGCGCTACAATGGCTATGCGTCGTGCCCCCTCATTACCGGATACGGCAAGCTGATTTTGGCCGAATTCGATTACGATGGAAATCCGACGCCGTCGATCCCGATGATCGACACCACAAAGGAACGCTGGAGCATGTATATGCTCAAACTCCACGCCCTGCCATGGATGTACTGGAACCTCATGATGAAGGGCAAAGCCTAG
- a CDS encoding thioredoxin fold domain-containing protein, with amino-acid sequence MSVRRLWLGLALAFVALTLGSYATARADQLVMFEQVGCPYCAAWNRDIGPSYNSTDEGKHAPLRRVDLHAPRPADLQSIKGVIYTPTFVLMHCGNEVARITGYSGAELFWELLDVDMQKLRAEPPCKG; translated from the coding sequence ATGTCCGTCCGTAGACTCTGGCTGGGCCTGGCTCTGGCGTTCGTTGCGCTGACGCTCGGGTCGTACGCCACCGCCCGCGCGGACCAGTTGGTGATGTTCGAACAGGTCGGGTGCCCGTACTGCGCGGCTTGGAACCGGGATATCGGGCCTTCGTATAACTCGACCGACGAAGGAAAGCACGCACCCCTGCGGCGCGTGGATTTGCACGCACCGCGCCCGGCCGATCTTCAGAGTATCAAAGGCGTGATCTACACGCCCACGTTCGTCCTCATGCACTGCGGTAACGAAGTAGCTCGCATTACCGGTTACAGCGGCGCCGAACTGTTCTGGGAGCTGCTCGACGTGGACATGCAGAAGCTGCGGGCCGAGCCGCCCTGTAAGGGCTAA
- a CDS encoding DsrE family protein → MRRFVVTIVAALAVALSLGACPALAQTTGSDAGYVPPSFDHPRKVVLSLSENEPARVNEVIGNVGNVQRYYGADDVKIALVVYGPGIHSVLKGSPVAERIEGLVAIGVEVLACKNTLDTIHKTAADLLPGVTLVPSGIPAIIEREAQGWYYVRP, encoded by the coding sequence ATGCGTAGATTTGTCGTAACGATCGTAGCGGCGCTCGCGGTCGCGCTTTCGCTGGGCGCCTGCCCCGCGCTCGCGCAGACCACAGGTAGCGATGCCGGCTACGTCCCGCCCTCATTCGATCATCCTCGCAAAGTCGTCCTGAGCCTCTCCGAAAACGAGCCCGCCCGCGTGAACGAAGTAATCGGCAACGTCGGCAACGTGCAGCGTTACTACGGCGCGGACGACGTTAAAATCGCCTTGGTCGTGTACGGGCCCGGCATCCATTCCGTGCTCAAAGGCTCCCCGGTTGCCGAACGCATCGAGGGGCTCGTCGCGATCGGCGTCGAGGTTCTCGCGTGCAAGAACACCCTCGACACGATCCACAAAACTGCGGCCGATCTTCTCCCCGGCGTCACCCTGGTGCCAAGCGGGATTCCGGCGATTATCGAGCGCGAAGCGCAAGGCTGGTACTATGTCCGTCCGTAG
- a CDS encoding cytochrome c biogenesis protein CcdA produces MSPLTLQVGFSAAFLAGIVSFASPCILPIVPAYLSFLAGVSFDELATTDQNTASRRRILAAAAAFCAGFVTVFVLLGASASVVGRLVADEAGIIAKVSGILIVILGLHYLGLFRLPWLDRDVRFHPLMKKSGPIGAYVIGLAFAFGWTPCVGPILATILVIAGNSHDLGHGIALLTAYGLGIAIPFLAAALAFGTFSKLFIVIKQHMRAIEITSGVLLVATGTLIAIGSIANVSGWLLNTFPFLANGG; encoded by the coding sequence TTGAGCCCGTTGACCCTGCAGGTAGGGTTCTCGGCGGCTTTTCTCGCCGGGATCGTCAGCTTCGCATCCCCATGTATTCTGCCGATCGTGCCGGCCTATCTCTCGTTCCTGGCCGGTGTATCGTTCGACGAGCTTGCAACCACCGACCAGAATACGGCGTCGCGCCGCCGTATTCTGGCCGCGGCTGCGGCCTTCTGCGCGGGGTTCGTCACGGTTTTCGTGCTGCTGGGCGCTTCCGCCAGCGTTGTGGGGCGCTTGGTGGCGGACGAAGCCGGTATCATCGCAAAGGTCTCAGGCATCCTGATCGTGATACTCGGCCTGCACTATTTGGGCTTGTTTCGGCTGCCGTGGCTCGATCGTGACGTACGCTTCCATCCGCTGATGAAAAAGAGCGGCCCGATCGGCGCCTACGTCATCGGACTGGCGTTTGCTTTCGGATGGACCCCGTGCGTGGGCCCGATCCTGGCAACGATCCTCGTCATCGCCGGAAACAGCCACGATCTCGGGCACGGCATCGCCCTGCTCACCGCATATGGGCTCGGCATCGCCATCCCGTTTTTGGCCGCCGCCCTTGCCTTTGGAACTTTTTCTAAGCTTTTCATCGTCATTAAACAGCATATGCGCGCCATCGAAATCACATCGGGTGTTCTGCTCGTAGCTACCGGCACGCTGATCGCCATCGGGTCGATCGCGAACGTCAGCGGCTGGTTGCTCAACACCTTCCCCTTCCTAGCGAACGGTGGTTGA